Proteins from a single region of Pseudarthrobacter sp. NIBRBAC000502772:
- a CDS encoding heat shock protein transcriptional repressor HspR yields the protein MDISADQPIFVISVAAELADMHPQTLRQYDRLGIVSPSRAPGKSRRYSQRDINMLREVQRLSHEGVSLEGIKRILELENQVAALQRRVSELAEELGRRRDPLDSRIFAAGAAGDVVSLARGQRPRARSQAVVVWRPRALGE from the coding sequence GTGGACATCAGCGCTGACCAGCCGATCTTCGTGATCTCCGTCGCGGCTGAACTGGCGGATATGCACCCGCAGACGCTCCGGCAGTATGACCGGCTGGGCATTGTCTCGCCCAGCCGGGCGCCGGGGAAGTCTCGCCGCTACTCGCAGCGGGACATCAACATGCTGCGCGAAGTCCAGCGGCTGTCTCACGAGGGCGTCTCGCTCGAGGGCATTAAACGGATCCTTGAGCTCGAGAACCAGGTGGCCGCGCTGCAGCGCAGGGTGAGTGAGCTGGCCGAGGAGCTGGGCCGCCGTCGTGATCCCCTTGATTCGCGGATCTTCGCAGCCGGTGCCGCCGGCGACGTGGTGAGCCTGGCCCGCGGCCAGCGCCCCCGCGCGCGGTCCCAGGCCGTCGTGGTCTGGCGGCCCAGGGCACTGGGCGAATAG
- a CDS encoding DnaJ C-terminal domain-containing protein, whose product MASQDWVDKDFYAILGIAKDASDADIKKAYRKLARQHHPDTNAGNAASEKKFKDISEAYSVLSDPDERQQYDAIRAMGGGARFAPGGAGAANGGFEDMFGGLFTGNAGRHSGGFSTAGGIPPEFADLFGGGFGAQPGFQRTPQKGADRTASTTISFAGSIRGTSIGLREPSGDVIDVRVPAGIKDGQKVRVRGKGQPGPAGNGDLMVAVSVKPHEVYTRDGDNLRIHVPVTFPEAALGADIQVPTIDGETVKVRVPAGTPSGRTLRVKGHGVKTSKVTGDLLVTIDVAVPKNLNKEAEAAVKAFAEATADADVREGLAAKARL is encoded by the coding sequence TTGGCTAGCCAGGATTGGGTGGACAAGGACTTTTACGCGATCCTTGGTATCGCCAAGGACGCTTCCGACGCCGACATCAAGAAGGCCTACCGGAAACTTGCCCGCCAGCATCACCCGGATACCAACGCCGGGAATGCCGCTTCGGAGAAGAAGTTCAAGGACATCTCCGAGGCCTATTCGGTGCTTTCGGACCCCGACGAGCGGCAGCAGTATGACGCGATCCGGGCAATGGGCGGCGGCGCCCGGTTCGCTCCGGGCGGGGCCGGTGCCGCCAACGGCGGGTTCGAGGACATGTTCGGCGGCCTGTTTACCGGAAACGCTGGCCGTCACTCAGGCGGGTTCAGTACAGCCGGCGGCATTCCGCCCGAGTTCGCTGACCTGTTCGGTGGCGGCTTCGGGGCCCAGCCTGGCTTCCAGCGGACCCCGCAGAAGGGTGCGGACCGCACCGCTTCGACCACCATTTCCTTCGCGGGCTCCATCCGCGGCACCTCCATCGGCCTGCGCGAACCCAGCGGTGACGTTATTGACGTCCGCGTTCCCGCCGGCATCAAAGACGGCCAGAAAGTGCGCGTCCGCGGCAAGGGCCAGCCAGGGCCCGCCGGCAACGGCGACCTCATGGTTGCCGTGTCCGTCAAGCCGCACGAGGTTTACACGCGCGACGGCGACAACCTCCGCATCCATGTCCCGGTCACCTTCCCGGAAGCTGCCTTGGGCGCCGACATCCAGGTCCCCACCATCGACGGCGAGACCGTCAAGGTCCGTGTTCCGGCCGGCACGCCTTCGGGGCGTACACTCCGGGTCAAAGGCCACGGCGTGAAGACCTCCAAGGTCACCGGCGATCTCCTGGTGACCATCGACGTCGCGGTGCCGAAGAACCTGAACAAGGAAGCCGAAGCAGCCGTGAAGGCCTTTGCCGAAGCCACCGCCGACGCCGATGTCCGTGAAGGCCTGGCCGCCAAGGCCCGGCTCTAA
- a CDS encoding nucleotide exchange factor GrpE yields the protein MPHHGNEEEHNSSANQEPVIRDNRKVDPVTGQARHPEGEQPAAAPAGEPLVGEPVGGELVDRDGDALAQAEEILNGIEVPAEESVAQGAGHAEAAELKNDLLRLQAEYVNYRKRVERDRAVAGEMAVIGVLNSLLPVLDDVDAARQHGDLTDGPFAAIATKLENALKTYGLVRIDETGVEFDPTIHEALIQQPGEDIEVDTVSQVLRSGYKSGERVLRAAQVIVAVPA from the coding sequence ATGCCGCACCACGGCAACGAGGAAGAGCACAACTCGTCCGCGAACCAGGAGCCGGTCATCCGGGACAACCGCAAGGTTGATCCGGTGACCGGGCAGGCCCGGCACCCGGAGGGCGAACAGCCCGCTGCCGCGCCGGCGGGAGAGCCCCTGGTGGGCGAGCCTGTTGGCGGCGAGCTTGTTGACAGGGACGGCGATGCACTCGCCCAGGCCGAGGAAATCCTGAACGGCATCGAGGTGCCGGCCGAGGAATCGGTGGCACAGGGTGCCGGACACGCTGAAGCTGCCGAGCTGAAGAACGATCTCCTCCGCCTCCAGGCTGAATACGTCAACTACCGCAAGCGCGTTGAGCGCGACCGGGCCGTGGCAGGGGAGATGGCCGTTATCGGCGTCCTGAACTCCCTGCTGCCGGTACTGGACGACGTCGATGCCGCCCGCCAGCACGGTGACCTGACCGACGGCCCGTTCGCCGCGATCGCCACCAAGCTGGAGAACGCCCTGAAGACGTACGGACTGGTCCGCATTGATGAGACCGGAGTGGAGTTCGATCCCACGATCCACGAGGCCCTCATCCAGCAGCCGGGCGAGGACATCGAGGTTGACACCGTCAGCCAGGTGCTCCGCTCCGGCTACAAGTCAGGCGAACGAGTCCTCCGCGCAGCACAGGTTATCGTCGCAGTTCCGGCCTAG